In Aedes albopictus strain Foshan chromosome 3, AalbF5, whole genome shotgun sequence, the following are encoded in one genomic region:
- the LOC134290463 gene encoding uncharacterized protein LOC134290463 — protein MATVDPPHGGAGMDHDCGACNLPNDADSQIVQCDACQVWYHLKCVGETPGVENRSFSCRACLPPPNVGKSKSKKTRSQKAVSEGQLKVPVASASGVTPKKHPEVPKCVTNKATTIKTTSSTSRSRALTLQRRIEAEQLLAEMKLAEAEKQLEEDRLMQERQRALREEKIRLQEDLLRKMQELDKVADAERASEYTSTSGMRKAREWLAKQRQENQQRDDNGSHRSIPPFLPSKKSERSSQKSVGREGFNAQGGSDPDTSDDPEGPSEEPNPPNMDRRMSLERSPAMQITGEVGPTANQIAARQVWPKKLPNFSGEPEEWPIFYSSYEGANAACGFSDVENIIRLRECLRGPAREAVISKLMFPKSVPSIIETLRRLYGRPELMVKNLLGKVRRLEAPKPERLDTLIYFGMTVQQLSDHLIAADLQSHLANPTLMEELVDKLPAAYKLEWVRFKRAYAVPTLKEFAMFMDVLVADASEVTVLSQPKMDKARHEKEKHSQKGHVYAHNDDDVDRLPSSREPCPICNGLDHRVRNCEKFQRISLESRLAAVERFKLCEVCLFNHGSRCRSRIRCNIGNCRERHNPLLHQVGTRTAAASRTVNAECNTHGPVTRSVLFKVIPVTLHNKGRSVDTFAFVDEGSSRTLVESSLARYLELTGETVPLKLIWTSNVSRTEKFSKVVDIVISARGQKERFNLKGVHTVSGLNLPKQSLSMENLIERFDHLRDLPAHSYIDAEPRILIGLRNLDLLTPLETRVGRPGEPVAVRSTLGWAVYGPCGPDSNGNDLKDRTC, from the coding sequence ATGGCTACAGTAGATCCCCCTCACGGAGGTGCCGGTATGGATCACGATTGCGGGGCCTGCAACCTGCCCAACGATGCCGATTCGCAGATAGTGCAGTGTGATGCCTGCCAAGTCTGGTACCATCTGAAGTGCGTCGGAGAGACTCCTGGCGTTGAGAACAGATCGTTCAGCTGTCGTGCGTGTCTACCACCCCCTAATGTCGGTAAGTCGAAGTCCAAGAAGACCAGATCGCAGAAGGCCGTAAGTGAAGGCCAACTGAAGGTTCCCGTTGCGTCTGCATCTGGAGTGACACCGAAAAAGCACCCGGAGGTTCCCAAATGTGTTACGAACAAAGCGACAACAATCAAAACCACTTCGTCGACTTCGCGTTCTCGAGCTCTGACTCTGCAGAGGAGGATTGAAGCGGAGCAGCTTCTGGCGGAAATGAAGCTGGCTGAAGCAGAAAAGCAGCTTGAAGAAGATCGTCTAATGCAGGAAAGACAGCGAGCTCTGCGCGAAGAAAAGATTAGGCTGCAGGAAGATCTATTGCGGAAAATGCAGGAACTAGACAAGGTTGCCGACGCTGAGAGAGCTTCCGAATACACCAGCACCAGCGGAATGCGGAAAGCAAGGGAATGGTTAGCGAAGCAACGACAGGAGAACCAACAGCGAGACGACAATGGTTCACACCGGTCAATACCACCGTTTTTACCTTCTAAGAAGTCGGAACGTAGCTCTCAAAAGTCGGTGGGACGCGAAGGATTCAATGCGCAAGGTGGGTCAGATCCCGATACTTCCGATGATCCGGAAGGCCCTTCAGAAGAGCCGAATCCGCCGAATATGGACAGAAGAATGTCGTTGGAGAGGTCACCAGCGATGCAGATTACTGGAGAAGTTGGGCCAACGGCAAATCAAATCGCTGCTCGACAGGTTtggccaaagaaattgccgaacttTTCCGGCGAGCCAGAGGAATGGCCAATTTTTTATAGCAGCTACGAAGGGGCAAATGCGGCTTGCGGTTTCTCAGATGTTGAGAACATCATCCGTCTACGAGAGTGCCTTCGAGGACCAGCGAGAGAAGCGGTCATCTCGAAGCTCATGTTCCCTAAGAGCGTACCATCGATCATCGAGACTCTACGACGATTGTATGGACGACCGGAGCTGATGGTGAAAAATTTGCTGGGCAAGGTTCGACGGTTGGAAGCACCAAAACCTGAGCGGCTGGACACCCTGATATATTTCGGCATGACGGTGCAACAGTTGAGTGACCACTTGATAGCAGCCGACCTTCAGAGCCACCTCGCAAACCCAACGCTGATGGAGGAGCTAGTGGATAAATTACCTGCCGCGTATAAATTAGAATGGGTACGATTCAAACGGGCATACGCAGTACCAACCTTGAAGGAATTCGCTATGTTCATGGACGTTCTGGTAGCTGATGCGAGCGAAGTCACTGTTTTGTCACAGCCGAAGATGGACAAGGCCAGGCACGAAAAAGAGAAACACAGTCAGAAAGGACATGTCTATGCTCACAATGACGATGACGTAGACAGACTCCCCTCTTCAAGAGAACCGTGTCCCATTTGCAATGGCCTGGaccacagagtgcggaactgcgaAAAGTTCCAGCGAATAAGCCTTGAATCTCGCCTCGCAGCAGTAGAGAGGTTCAAACTATGCGAAGTGTGTTTGTTCAACCACGGCTCTAGGTGCCGGTCAAGAATACGCTGCAACATCGGAAATTGCCGGGAACGTCATAACCCGCTACTCCACCAGGTCGGAACAAGAACTGCAGCCGCTTCGAGGACCGTTAATGCTGAGTGCAACACTCATGGTCCAGTAACTAGATCGGTACTGTTTAAGGTGATCCCTGTAACACTACACAACAAAGGCCGCAGTGTGGATACGTTCGCCTTCGTTGATGAAGGATCCTCCAGGACGCTGGTGGAATCGAGTTTGGCAAGGTACCTCGAACTTACTGGTGAGACAGTACCGCTGAAGCTGATTTGGACCTCGAACGTCAGCCGTACAGAGAAGTTTTCGAAGGTAGTGGACATTGTGATATCAGCGCGTGGGCAGAAAGAACGTTTCAATCTCAAAGGAGTCCACACCGTGAGTGGGCTGAATCTACCCAAGCAAAGTCTATCGATGGAAAACTTGATTGAACGGTTTGATCATCTCCGTGATCTACCTGCGCATTCGTACATCGACGCAGAACCTAGGATTCTGATAGGTTTACGGAATTTGGATCTGCTTACCCCACTTGAAACCCGAGTAGGGCGACCGGGCGAACCTGTGGCTGTGAGAAGCACACTTGGCTGGGCAGTGTATGGTCCATGTGGACCTGACAGCAATGGAAACGATTTGAAGGACCGGACCTGTTGA
- the LOC115261129 gene encoding uncharacterized protein LOC115261129 translates to MFHQVQIIPADKHSQRFIFRFDPAQPPQIYIMDVATFGATCSPCSVQHVMRENALECSSEFPEAAAAIIDKTYMDDYVDSANTIEEAITRSVQVREIHARAGFDMRNWVSNSREVLHALGEAKSQEPVVIGGATQDNWERVLGLIWNPQGDFLSFSTRFHGDLDPYVSEGRRPTKRIVARCVMSLFDPTGMLAPFSIHGKMLIQDLWRSGTMWDQDIPDKENEKWRRWIQLLAGIEQLRIPRPYFGNAVPNHFHSLQLHIFTDASEFAMGCAAYFRAVDDRGVHVALVMAKSKVAPLQHQSIPRLELQAAVMGARMLKNVMESHTLTISRSFLWTDSSTVLSWIRSDNRKYKQYVAHRVGEILSHTQLVDWRWVPTKENVADCLTKWGKHSEPNSAGIWLNGPSFLYGTEETWPQQRQVPSDVQEELRPCYLLHHIAIPQELIKVENVSKWNVLLRTMAMVGRFINNCRLRIRSQPIETIKATNHQLKCLKRSIPAVILPLQQTEYKRAEISLWRFAQADSFPDEVKILLKNRDTSPEALMSIERTSPLYKLSPFADEFGVVRVEGRTANAGYAPFDSRFPIILPKDHLVTFRLLDHYHCRYGHANKETIVNEVRQRFFIPNLRSVVDKVMRACQRCKISKCKPQSPRMAPLPEQRLTPYVRPFCYVGVDYLGPLEVTVGRRKEKRYVVVFTCLVVRAVHLEVAYDLSSDSCVMAIRRFVRRRGSPVQIFSDNGTNFVGANRQLTQQIREINDRCANTFTDAKTKWSFNPPASPHMGGVWERMVRSVKETMRALDDGRKLNDEILVTVLAETEWFINSRPLTYMPQECGNDEALTPNHFIFGNTSGAHEPIRSCTDLAAALRSSYQRSQYLSDELWKRWIREYFPTINRRSKWFEDVRPVKVGDLVYVAEGDRRTWIRGKVEEVIQGRDGRIRQAIVKTVNGNGRLKRPVVKLAVMEIGDGEPGNLPDVQHPDPRGGGCSGSSYPARHCELTVTSGPPVSVTTNKCVGSEGPRGDEKQ, encoded by the coding sequence ATGTTCCACCAGGTTCAAATCATCCCGGCAGACAAACACTCTCAGAGATTCATCTTTCGATTTGATCCTGCCCAGCCACCGCAGATTTATATTATGGATGTCGCAACGTTTGGGGCAACATGTTCACCTTGCTCCGTTCAACATGTCATGCGAGAAAATGCCCTTGAGTGCTCTTCAGAGTTTCCCGAAGCTGCGGCCGCAATAATTGACAAAACCTATATGGACGACTACGTTGACAGTGCCAACACCATCGAGGAAGCCATCACAAGGTCGGTACAGGTGCGAGAAATACATGCGCGTGCCGGATTTGATATGAGAAACTGGGTGAGTAACAGTCGCGAAGTTTTACATGCCCTTGGAGAAGCCAAGAGCCAGGAACCGGTCGTAATCGGAGGTGCTACGCAGGACAATTGGGAGCGCGTTTTAGGGCTGATATGGAATCCGCAAGGAGATTTCCTTTCCTTCTCAACTCGTTTTCATGGAGACTTGGATCCATACGTTTCCGAAGGTCGTCGTCCTACAAAACGAATAGTGGCTCGCTGCGTAATGAGTCTGTTTGATCCAACCGGCATGCTGGCGCCTTTCTCGATACACGGCAAAATGCTCATTCAGGATCTCTGGAGGAGTGGCACTATGTGGGACCAGGACATTCCCGATAAAGAAAACGAGAAGTGGAGACGCTGGATTCAGTTGCTTGCTGGAATCGAACAGTTGAGAATCCCCAGACCCTACTTTGGAAACGCAGTCCCCAATCATTTCCATTCGCTGCAACTGCATATATTCACAGATGCCAGCGAATTCGCCATGGGTTGCGCAGCGTACTTTAGGGCAGTGGATGATCGTGGCGTACACGTAGCCTTGGTAATGGCGAAAAGCAAGGTAGCTCCGCTGCAACATCAGTCAATTCCGCGACTGGAACTACAGGCTGCGGTTATGGGAGCGAGAATGCTGAAAAACGTGATGGAGTCCCACACACTCACCATTAGCCGAAGTTTCCTGTGGACAGATTCCAGCACCGTGTTGTCATGGATACGTTCAGACAATCGCAAATACAAGCAGTATGTTGCACATCGTGTGGGAGAAATTCTCTCACACACGCAGCTGGTCGACTGGCGGTGGGTGCCCACTAAAGAAAACGTGGCAGACTGTCTGACCAAATGGGGAAAACATTCCGAACCCAACTCTGCTGGCATATGGTTAAATGGTCCATCATTCCTGTACGGAACAGAAGAAACTTGGCCCCAGCAACGACAGGTACCTTCGGACGTCCAAGAAGAACTTCGGCCGTGCTATTTGCTCCACCACATTGCTATTCCGCAAGAACTAATTAAAGTTGAAAACGTTTCCAAGTGGAACGTGCTGCTTCGAACAATGGCCATGGTGGGCCGTTTCATCAATAACTGTCGACTGCGAATAAGGAGTCAGCCGATAGAGACCATCAAAGCAACGAACCATCAGCTCAAGTGCTTGAAACGATCCATCCCAGCTGTCATCTTACCTCTTCAGCAAACGGAGTACAAACGAGCCGAAATAAGTTTGTGGCGTTTCGCGCAGGCAGACAGTTTCCCTGATGAGGTAAAAATACTTTTGAAGAACCGTGATACGTCTCCCGAAGCCCTGATGAGTATTGAACGTACAAGCCCTTTGTACAAGCTATCCCCGTTTGCCGACGAATTCGGAGTCGTACGGGTAGAAGGACGAACTGCGAACGCAGGCTACGCTCCGTTCGACTCGCGATTCCCCATAATCCTTCCGAAAGATCATTTGGTTACGTTTCGACTGCTGGACCATTATCACTGCCGATACGGACACGCAAATAAAGAAACAATCGTCAATGAGGTACGTCAGCGATTCTTCATACCTAATTTGCGATCGGTAGTCGACAAGGTAATGAGGGCCTGCCAGCGTTGCAAAATAAGCAAATGTAAACCACAGTCTCCTCGGATGGCACCATTGCCAGAACAACGACTGACTCCATACGTAAGGCCATTCTGCTACGTTGGGGTGGACTATCTGGGACCTTTGGAAGTCACTGTTGGACGACGCAAAGAAAAACGTTACGTGGTCGTCTTTACTTGCCTGGTGGTTAGAGCCGTCCATCTGGAAGTAGCATACGATTTGTCCAGCGATTCGTGCGTTATGGCAATCCGTCGGTTCGTCCGCAGGAGAGGGTCACCAGTACAAATCTTCTCTGATAACGGCACGAATTTTGTCGGTGCCAACCGACAATTAACGCAGCAGATTAGAGAGATCAACGACAGATGCGCAAACACGTTCACTGATGCCAAGACAAAGTGGTCGTTCAATCCCCCGGCGAGCCCACATATGGGTGGTGTGTGGGAGCGTATGGTACGCAGCGTGAAGGAAACCATGAGGGCGCTCGATGATGGTCGCAAACTAAATGACGAAATCCTGGTAACTGTACTGGCAGAAACGGAGTGGTTCATCAACTCTAGGCCGCTTACATACATGCCCCAGGAATGCGGAAATGATGAGGCGCTTACTCCAAATCATTTCATTTTTGGGAATACGTCCGGTGCACATGAACCGATCAGGAGCTGTACCGACCTTGCAGCGGCGTTACGCAGTAGCTATCAACGAAGCCAGTACTTGTCGGACGAACTGTGGAAGCGGTGGATAAGAGAATACTTCCCCACCATTAATCGTAGATCTAAATGGTTCGAAGACGTACGTCCTGTAAAAGTTGGAGATTTAGTTTATGTGGCAGAAGGGGATCGTCGGACGTGGATAAGAGGTAAGGTTGAAGAAGTTATACAGGGTCGTGATGGAAGAATACGACAAGCCATCGTGAAGACGGTCAACGGAAATGGAAGACTAAAACGTCCGGTGGTCAAACTTGCGGTCATGGAGATTGGTGATGGTGAACCCGGTAACTTGCCTGACGTTCAACACCCGGATCCACGGGGCGGGGGATGTTCCGGCAGCTCTTACCCAGCGAGACATTGTGAACTCACCGTTACCAGTGGACCGCCTGTCAGTGTCACAACGAACAAGTGTGTAGGTAGCGAAGGACCACGAGGTGATGAGAAACAATAA